Proteins from a genomic interval of Rosa chinensis cultivar Old Blush chromosome 2, RchiOBHm-V2, whole genome shotgun sequence:
- the LOC112185884 gene encoding uncharacterized protein LOC112185884 gives MASSAAPISDSLKKIWDQWNLRSFIMLSLTLQTFLILFAPLRKRSSSKWVIVPIWLAYLLADWAANFAIGLIASSQTNTDQGSPENGNLLAFWAPFLLLHLGGPDTIIAIAMEDNALWPRHLLGLIFQVVAAMYVFGMQFSNQNKLLWPTLFLFVPGLVKYGERTRALYLASLESLKETILAVPEPGPDYAKYMDEYSSRKAAHLPIKIEIKEGRSSDSKNVTYRLGEGDVIDNITLVEGAHHLFQISMGLIIDLVFDYHQRKESRAYFIKLESGDAFTSIATELNFMYEALYTKVYVVHSRRGYLLRATSFIAVCIAFVFFYRLEKHGFHSFDVGITYSLLFGAVALDSIALSMLILSDWTIAVVYKYCKKCCVVTDLMMKYLEFKRSWRPTTPPKCLERTRKILFRRWCESVSGFNFIDYSLRECGRSVVRPVYRFGIFEIYRTVIRFLGYLYHRIIIFLGHLYLRIIKFFGLKYLRDEMKYRSSKRLDENLWKFIFDELKSKSSEVADDPKIGREICSSQGDWVLLKKYEKHPEYKNLLACFVDVTYDRRILMWHIATEMCYYRVDTGNGGEHGEYSKTLSDYLLYLLIMQPALMSSVAGIGQKRFRDTVAEAKKFFKKGRVGSNVNLGEGKLGEACYKLLDVDTGVKPVNVKGNRSKSVLFDACILAKQLMKFEDSKWELISSVWVELLSYAASHCRAQSHAQLLTKGGELVTFVWLLMARFGIEEDIQVLEVQARVKLIMEKQPDVFQSN, from the coding sequence ATGGCTTCCTCAGCGGCTCCTATTTCTGACAGCCTCAAGAAGATCTGGGATCAGTGGAATCTCCGGAGCTTCATCATGTTAAGTCTCACATTGCAGACCTTCTTAATTCTCTTCGCACCCTTGAGAAAGCGATCATCGAGCAAATGGGTAATCGTGCCCATCTGGTTGGCTTACTTGCTTGCTGACTGGGCTGCTAACTTCGCTATCGGATTAATTGCAAGCAGCCAAACGAACACTGATCAAGGCTCGCCAGAGAATGGTAATCTATTGGCATTCTGGGCTCCCTTTCTTCTTTTGCACCTTGGTGGTCCAGACACCATAATTGCAATTGCTATGGAAGACAATGCGTTGTGGCCAAGGCACTTGCTTGGTCTCATATTCCAGGTTGTAGCTGCAATGTACGTCTTCGGTATGCAGTTCTCTAACCAAAACAAACTACTGTGGCCAACACTCTTCCTGTTTGTACCAGGACTCGTCAAGTACGGCGAGCGAACACGTGCTTTATATCTTGCCAGCTTGGAAAGTCTCAAGGAAACCATACTTGCAGTACCGGAACCTGGACCGGATTATGCAAAGTACATGGATGAGTACTCCTCAAGAAAAGCTGCCCATCTTCcaattaaaatagaaatcaAAGAAGGTCGTAGCTCAGATTCGAAGAATGTGACGTATCGGCTGGGAGAAGGAGACGTCATTGATAATATTACACTAGTGGAGGGTGCTCATCACTTGTTTCAAATTTCCATGGGTCTTATTATAGATCTTGTGTTCGACTATCATCAGCGCAAAGAGAGCCGTGCCTATTTCATCAAATTAGAATCAGGAGatgcttttacatcaattgctACTGAGCTCAATTTTATGTATGAAGCTCTGTACACCAAAGTTTATGTGGTACATTCTCGACGGGGATACTTGTTGAGAGCTACATCCTTCATCGCCGTTTGCATAGCCTTTGTTTTCTTCTATAGATTAGAGAAACATGGCTTCCacagctttgatgttggaatTACTTATTCCTTGCTTTTTGGTGCCGTAGCTCTTGATTCAATAGCTCTTTCGATGCTGATATTATCTGATTGGACGATCGCTGTTGTATACAAGTACTGTAAAAAGTGTTGTGTAGTCACTGATCTCATGATGAAGTACCTGGAGTTTAAGAGATCATGGCGACCAACTACTCCACCAAAGTGTCTGGAGCGGACCAGAAAGATTTTATTTCGAAGATGGTGTGAATCTGTCTCCGGTTTCAACTTCATAGATTATTCTCTCCGAGAATGTGGAAGATCAGTAGTCCGACCTGTGTACCGTTTTGGCATTTTTGAAATTTACCGTACAGTCATCAGATTTTTGGGCTACCTTTACCATAGAATCATCATATTCCTGGGCCACCTTTACCTTAGAATCATTAAATTCTTTGGCCTCAAGTATCTTCGAGATGAGATGAAGTATAGATCCAGCAAGAGACTGGATGAGAATTTGTGGAAGTTCATTTTTGATGAGTTGAAAAGTAAATCCTCAGAAGTTGCTGATGATCCCAAAATTGGTAGAGAAATATGTTCGTCCCAAGGGGATTGGGTTCTCCTAAAAAAGTATGAGAAGCATCCGGAGTACAAGAACTTGCTAGCATGCTTTGTTGATGTTACTTATGACCGACGCATTCTGATGTGGCATATTGCTACTGAGATGTGCTATTACAGAGTTGACACAGGCAATGGTGGTGAGCATGGTGAATATAGTAAGacgttgtctgattatttgctATATCTCTTAATTATGCAACCTGCTTTGATGTCCTCTGTAGCGGGAATTGGACAAAAGAGATTTAGAGATACGGTTGCAGAAGCCaaaaaattctttaaaaaaGGGCGAGTGGGATCCAATGTGAATCTAGGCGAGGGAAAACTAGGCGAGGCTTGTTACAAACTCCTTGATGTAGATACAGGAGTTAAACCTGTCAATGTCAAAGGGAATAGAAGTAAATCTGTTTTGTTTGATGCATGTATTCTGGCCAAGCAGCTGATGAAATTCGAAGACTCGAAATGGGAATTAATAAGCTCGGTGTGGGTGGAATTGCTATCATATGCTGCCAGTCATTGCAGAGCACAAAGCCACGCGCAATTGCTGACTAAAGGTGGAGAGCTTGTCACTTTTGTTTGGTTACTGATGGCTCGCTTTGGCATTGAGGAGGACATCCAAGTACTGGAGGTCCAAGCAAGAGTAAAACTGATCATGGAAAAGCAACCTGATGTATTCCAGAGCAATTAG